In Sebaldella termitidis ATCC 33386, one DNA window encodes the following:
- a CDS encoding N-acetyltransferase, producing MIRLLRSKDVDEVMRIWLESTLKAHPFISEEYWLENYKMVKDTYIPLSKTYVLEDNSRIRGFISIIDELFIGALFVEILHQGEGIGRRLIEFSQKRHKELDLTVYKENERAVSFYKRMGFKIKNEQINEDSEKAEFRMYWEMENKQEIKADPGLVYMNIERKI from the coding sequence ATGATAAGACTACTTAGGAGCAAAGATGTGGATGAGGTCATGAGGATATGGTTGGAGTCCACTTTGAAAGCCCATCCTTTTATATCAGAGGAATATTGGCTTGAAAATTATAAAATGGTGAAGGATACATACATACCGTTATCAAAAACCTATGTTTTGGAAGATAATTCCAGAATCAGAGGATTTATTAGTATAATTGATGAATTATTTATAGGAGCCTTATTTGTGGAAATATTGCATCAGGGCGAAGGCATTGGAAGAAGATTAATAGAATTTTCCCAGAAGAGACATAAAGAACTGGATTTAACAGTGTATAAGGAGAATGAAAGAGCAGTTTCTTTTTATAAAAGAATGGGATTTAAAATAAAAAATGAACAAATAAATGAAGACAGCGAGAAAGCGGAGTTCAGAATGTACTGGGAGATGGAAAACAAACAGGAAATAAAAGCAGACCCCGGACTGGTATATATGAATATTGAAAGGAAAATATGA
- the typA gene encoding translational GTPase TypA — protein sequence MKKIKNIAIIAHVDHGKTTLVDALLKQSGTFSAHEKVEERVMDSNDLERERGITIFSKNASLNYNGYKINVIDTPGHADFGGEVQRILKMVDSVLLLVDAFEGVMPQTKYVLKQALEHGLCPIVVINKIDRPNSSPDQVVDMVFDLFVDLGANEKQLDFPIIYASAKNGFAKKELEDESKDMKPLFETILEHVNDPEGDENEPLQMLITNIEYDEYLGKLGTGRIYNGSLKKNQEVTLIKRDGGLVNYKVTRIFGYEGLKKAEMETAVCGDIITIAGLDKIDIGETVAERENPKALPVIDIDEPTLAMTFSVNNSPFAGKDGKYVTSRNLVERLEKELQHNVSMRVEPTDSPDSYIVKGRGELQLSILLENMRREGYEVQVSKPEVIMRTVNGVKEEPIELAIIDVADEFVGVVIEKIGIRKGEMINMIQGTDGYTRLEFKVPARGLIGFRNEFLTETRGTGILNHSFYDYGEYKGELTTRRRGVLISMDAGTSVGYSLNNLQPRGILFIAPGVDVYEGMIVGEHSRENDLVVNVCKGKKLTNTRAAGSDDALKLAPPKEFTLELALEYIDDDELVEITPNNIRLRKKNLTENERKKASKNKD from the coding sequence ATGAAAAAGATAAAGAATATAGCTATAATAGCACACGTAGATCATGGTAAAACTACATTGGTAGATGCGCTGCTAAAACAATCAGGAACTTTTTCGGCACATGAAAAAGTGGAAGAAAGAGTAATGGACAGTAATGATTTGGAGAGAGAAAGAGGTATTACAATATTTTCAAAAAATGCTTCGCTGAACTATAACGGATATAAGATAAACGTAATAGATACTCCGGGCCATGCTGATTTCGGGGGAGAAGTACAGAGAATTTTGAAAATGGTGGATTCTGTTCTTCTGCTGGTAGATGCTTTTGAGGGAGTAATGCCGCAGACAAAATATGTTTTGAAGCAGGCGCTCGAACATGGTTTATGTCCTATTGTTGTTATTAACAAAATAGACAGACCGAATTCTTCACCTGATCAGGTAGTGGACATGGTATTTGACCTGTTTGTAGATCTCGGGGCAAATGAAAAGCAGCTGGATTTCCCTATAATATATGCTTCTGCTAAAAACGGCTTTGCCAAAAAAGAGCTTGAAGATGAAAGCAAGGATATGAAACCGCTTTTTGAAACAATACTTGAGCATGTAAACGATCCTGAGGGAGATGAAAATGAACCGCTTCAAATGCTGATAACAAATATAGAATATGATGAATATCTGGGAAAACTGGGGACAGGAAGAATATATAACGGCTCATTGAAAAAAAATCAGGAAGTAACCTTGATAAAAAGAGACGGCGGACTTGTGAATTATAAGGTAACAAGAATTTTTGGATATGAAGGCTTGAAAAAAGCAGAGATGGAGACGGCTGTATGTGGAGATATTATTACAATAGCAGGTCTTGATAAAATAGATATAGGTGAAACAGTAGCTGAAAGAGAAAATCCGAAAGCTTTGCCGGTAATAGATATAGATGAACCTACTCTGGCTATGACTTTTTCGGTAAATAATTCACCATTTGCAGGAAAAGACGGTAAATATGTAACTTCAAGAAATCTTGTGGAAAGACTTGAAAAAGAACTTCAGCACAATGTAAGTATGAGGGTAGAGCCTACAGATTCTCCTGATTCTTATATAGTAAAAGGAAGGGGAGAGCTTCAGCTTTCTATTCTTTTGGAAAATATGAGAAGAGAAGGATATGAAGTTCAGGTATCTAAGCCGGAAGTAATAATGAGAACAGTAAACGGTGTGAAGGAAGAACCTATAGAGCTGGCAATAATAGATGTGGCAGATGAATTCGTAGGTGTAGTAATAGAAAAAATAGGAATCAGAAAAGGTGAAATGATAAATATGATTCAGGGAACTGACGGATATACAAGACTTGAATTTAAAGTTCCTGCAAGAGGTCTTATAGGATTTCGAAATGAATTTCTTACAGAAACAAGAGGAACAGGTATTTTGAATCATTCATTTTATGATTATGGTGAATATAAAGGCGAGCTTACGACAAGAAGAAGAGGAGTCCTTATCTCGATGGATGCCGGAACAAGTGTCGGGTATTCATTGAATAATCTGCAGCCCAGAGGAATTCTGTTCATAGCTCCGGGAGTGGATGTTTATGAGGGAATGATAGTAGGAGAACATTCAAGAGAGAATGACCTTGTGGTTAATGTGTGCAAAGGGAAAAAGCTGACTAATACAAGGGCAGCCGGAAGTGATGATGCATTAAAGCTGGCGCCGCCGAAGGAATTCACGCTTGAGCTTGCTCTTGAATATATTGATGATGATGAATTGGTAGAGATAACGCCAAATAACATAAGGCTCAGAAAAAAAAATCTTACAGAAAATGAAAGAAAGAAAGCTTCAAAAAATAAAGATTAA
- a CDS encoding N-acetylmuramoyl-L-alanine amidase produces the protein MKKLVILFAVMSILAYSDTYKKENKTIRNSAGTVKIDGKTYNSVAQDRRVRFVILHYTAVDKDQSVNILTKQQVSSHYLVTDDSSDPVYNLVSEDNRSWHAGESSWGRLSNLNDSSVGIEIVNMGYTGTNGEMSFYPFTDDQIKKVAVLLKDIIARYNLEPTSILGHSDIAPQRKQDPGPLFPWEELYKDYQIGMWYDEDAKSSFMTSYSTLTTPFEVQTQLEKFGYKVDKTGQYDKQTTNVIRAFQFHFRPAKYDGIMDSETYAILLALNTKYKK, from the coding sequence ATGAAAAAATTAGTCATACTATTTGCAGTTATGTCAATACTTGCATATTCTGACACATACAAAAAAGAAAACAAAACTATAAGAAATAGTGCCGGTACAGTAAAAATAGACGGAAAAACATATAATTCAGTAGCACAGGACAGAAGGGTAAGATTTGTAATACTGCATTATACTGCTGTAGACAAAGACCAGTCTGTTAATATACTTACAAAGCAGCAGGTAAGCTCACATTATCTGGTAACTGATGATTCCTCAGATCCTGTATATAATCTTGTAAGTGAAGATAACCGTTCATGGCATGCAGGAGAAAGCAGCTGGGGAAGATTAAGCAATCTGAATGACAGCTCTGTGGGAATAGAAATAGTTAACATGGGGTATACTGGAACAAACGGAGAGATGTCATTTTATCCATTTACAGATGACCAGATAAAAAAAGTGGCCGTTTTACTGAAAGATATAATAGCAAGGTACAATCTTGAGCCTACAAGTATTCTGGGACATTCAGACATAGCACCTCAGAGAAAACAGGATCCGGGTCCTTTGTTTCCGTGGGAAGAGCTGTATAAGGATTATCAGATAGGGATGTGGTATGATGAGGATGCCAAAAGCAGTTTTATGACTTCTTATTCTACACTGACTACACCTTTTGAAGTGCAGACACAGCTTGAAAAATTCGGATATAAGGTGGATAAGACGGGGCAGTATGATAAACAGACGACAAATGTAATAAGAGCTTTTCAGTTTCATTTCAGACCGGCAAAATATGACGGAATAATGGATAGTGAAACTTATGCCATACTTCTTGCACTAAATACAAAATATAAAAAATAA
- a CDS encoding DUF937 domain-containing protein, translating to MSNIVDMFSGLLGTNIDQIQNSLGNNDKKGIMTAASVALPAMLEALNKNTNTKEGAQSLANALDKDHDGSKLNDITSMISNYKGENGSAILNHMFGDKKENIINSVSKSSGLDMNSTSNLMSMLAPFVLEFLGKNKKEQNLDADGISNLTSMASNFLGGSNGDLMGMLTNFLDADKDGSIVDDAMDLLGGLFKKK from the coding sequence ATGAGTAACATAGTTGATATGTTTTCCGGGCTCTTAGGAACTAATATTGATCAGATACAGAACTCATTAGGAAATAACGATAAAAAGGGAATTATGACTGCAGCATCTGTAGCTTTGCCTGCTATGTTGGAAGCACTAAATAAAAATACAAATACAAAGGAAGGTGCCCAGTCTTTGGCTAATGCGCTGGACAAAGACCATGACGGTTCCAAGCTTAATGATATTACATCTATGATCTCTAATTATAAAGGAGAAAATGGTTCTGCAATACTTAATCATATGTTCGGAGACAAAAAAGAAAATATAATAAATTCTGTAAGTAAAAGCAGCGGACTTGACATGAACTCTACTTCAAACCTGATGAGTATGCTTGCCCCTTTCGTTCTGGAATTTCTCGGAAAGAATAAAAAAGAACAGAATCTTGATGCTGACGGGATTTCTAATCTTACTTCCATGGCTTCTAATTTTCTTGGCGGATCAAACGGCGACCTTATGGGTATGCTTACGAATTTTCTTGATGCCGATAAAGACGGAAGTATCGTAGATGATGCAATGGATTTACTCGGAGGACTTTTCAAAAAGAAATAA
- a CDS encoding integrase core domain-containing protein, protein MNHSRPGMLYDNAVMESFYKSFKREVLKKKTLSSKSQATMEILHYLEIYYNKKRHHSSLKYMAPFEYETQAIWKLLNSLIFCLVLC, encoded by the coding sequence ATAAATCATAGTCGTCCGGGAATGCTTTATGATAATGCTGTAATGGAATCATTTTATAAGAGTTTCAAACGGGAAGTGCTGAAAAAGAAGACTTTAAGCAGCAAGTCACAAGCTACTATGGAAATACTGCATTATTTAGAAATTTACTATAATAAAAAAAGACATCATTCATCTCTGAAATATATGGCACCTTTTGAATACGAAACACAAGCTATTTGGAAACTCTTAAATTCTCTGATTTTTTGTCTGGTTTTGTGCTGA
- a CDS encoding IS3 family transposase, with the protein MSRSLNRKGSSYDNATAESTFKIFKIKLINNSIFSILNELEVELDRYINCFNKYRIHFTLAI; encoded by the coding sequence ATATCAAGGTCTTTAAATAGAAAAGGAAGCTCCTATGACAATGCAACAGCAGAATCTACTTTTAAAATATTTAAAATAAAATTAATCAACAATAGTATATTTAGTATTTTAAATGAATTAGAAGTAGAATTGGATCGCTATATTAACTGTTTTAACAAATATAGAATACACTTCACACTAGCTATTTAA
- a CDS encoding acyltransferase: MNIDILRIIALLDIILIHTLKSQNNFDILNFMFTFVSIGINLFIMISGYLLLDKEENIWVFYKKRFFSIIPLFVMWSIIYIIYYKENPLYVIAGYRYAAGHLWYVPMITGLYIITPWLRKVLKYCEKETRMVILMWFIINILNPALIFFKLPFLNLSAFPITGFLGYYLLGYYIRKYKDKIHVNYYKVLYIVGFIFTFTVSWYFMKIIGKKNVFFYDKNSISVFFMSVSFFVIIIKMNFTYIKGRTATIIKFLSGHSYFVYLAHLLFYETGMLITKNFYLVTLLCIGASYFMAYIYGEAEKKVGKIFRNRRIQNK; this comes from the coding sequence ATGAATATAGATATTTTAAGAATAATAGCACTGCTGGATATAATACTTATACATACTCTAAAATCCCAGAATAATTTTGATATTCTGAATTTTATGTTTACCTTTGTGTCAATAGGGATAAATCTTTTTATAATGATAAGCGGTTATCTGCTTTTGGATAAAGAGGAGAATATCTGGGTTTTTTATAAAAAAAGATTTTTTTCAATAATTCCGCTTTTTGTAATGTGGAGTATTATCTATATTATCTACTATAAGGAAAATCCTTTATATGTAATAGCAGGCTACAGATATGCGGCAGGTCATTTGTGGTATGTTCCGATGATCACAGGACTTTATATTATCACGCCGTGGCTTAGAAAGGTATTGAAATACTGCGAAAAAGAAACCAGAATGGTAATATTAATGTGGTTTATCATAAATATACTTAATCCCGCCCTTATTTTTTTCAAACTTCCGTTTCTGAATTTATCAGCATTTCCCATAACAGGTTTTTTGGGATATTATCTTTTAGGATATTACATAAGAAAGTATAAAGACAAAATACATGTGAATTATTATAAAGTTTTATATATTGTAGGATTTATTTTTACATTTACAGTATCATGGTATTTTATGAAAATAATAGGTAAGAAAAACGTATTTTTTTATGATAAAAATTCTATAAGTGTGTTTTTTATGAGTGTAAGTTTTTTTGTAATTATTATAAAAATGAATTTTACTTATATAAAAGGAAGAACAGCAACAATAATAAAATTTTTGTCAGGACATTCGTATTTTGTATATCTTGCACATCTATTGTTTTATGAAACAGGTATGCTTATAACCAAGAATTTTTATCTGGTAACTTTATTATGTATAGGTGCAAGCTATTTTATGGCTTATATATACGGAGAGGCTGAAAAAAAAGTAGGAAAAATTTTCAGAAACCGCAGAATTCAGAACAAATAA
- a CDS encoding Hsp20/alpha crystallin family protein — protein sequence MNKKNITDNSIFFEKIYKQPDFFNLKYSIPSVVVSEDNTNHYVKIITSETDTKSFTLNVKNKKLIINCRDNSENEDKVYTKYSKSFEKIMEIPEDSDINNMKSKLFNGIFTLTIPKAFCFYD from the coding sequence ATGAATAAAAAAAATATAACCGATAACTCAATATTCTTTGAGAAAATATATAAACAGCCGGATTTCTTTAATCTGAAATATTCTATCCCTTCTGTAGTTGTATCTGAAGACAACACTAATCATTATGTTAAAATTATTACATCAGAAACAGATACAAAGAGTTTTACGCTTAATGTTAAAAATAAAAAACTAATTATAAACTGCCGGGATAATTCTGAAAATGAAGATAAGGTTTATACCAAATATTCGAAATCTTTTGAAAAAATAATGGAAATTCCTGAAGATTCCGATATTAATAATATGAAAAGCAAACTTTTTAACGGTATATTTACACTTACTATTCCAAAAGCTTTTTGTTTTTATGATTAA
- a CDS encoding M13 family metallopeptidase, whose translation MKFTEILLFVVFGISAFSAQESVRKQDDFYDSVNEKWLKETKIPKGYSSWNNFNVLDKMVSDNLRGIVEENVKKRNTLKNGSNEQKLADFYISVLDYKNRDKDGIKPVKYLLDEVNKLSDKREMATLAAYLFNQNMEVFLSVYIGPDYKNSSKNILYLDSVGLGMMDRDYYLEKSEKSLEIQKAYKLFLKKLFIMSGYNENDAVIKAENVFDFEARLAFAMLKREDTRDPDKIYNPYTIAELEKEFPDFNWRTYLGNTKLLKADKIVITEPAYLRALNKEFREGDIKIIKDYMESIILRENSSLLSRDFENAAFEYSKVFSGIDEMLPDDERAFDLLNNMLGELLGSIYVKEYFSEEAKNDVISMIKEIISTYESRIENLSWMSEASKKQAVKKLETMTIKVGYPDKWEDYSSIQIKTYQNGGSLYSNVKNIGDFEREKALKDLNQKVDKSRWSMTPQTINAYYNPTANEIVFPAAILQAPFYDYEASKAKNYGGIGAVIGHEITHAFDDEGSKFDEMGNLKDWWTREDRKNYEKRTEALAKQYSRYKSGDGKLNGKLTLGENIADLGGVSVALEIVNNENSDNLEEFFEAYAVIWRNLVTKERESYLVKIDPHSPGRYRVNGILTNIDDFYKVYNVRSSDGMYTKPEDRIKIW comes from the coding sequence ATGAAATTCACAGAAATACTGTTATTCGTCGTTTTTGGTATATCAGCGTTTTCTGCACAGGAGTCTGTAAGAAAACAGGATGATTTTTATGACTCGGTAAATGAAAAATGGCTGAAAGAAACTAAAATACCAAAAGGTTATTCTTCATGGAATAATTTTAATGTTCTTGATAAGATGGTTTCAGATAATTTAAGGGGAATCGTAGAAGAAAATGTCAAAAAAAGAAACACATTGAAAAATGGGAGTAATGAACAAAAACTGGCAGATTTTTATATAAGTGTACTTGATTACAAAAATCGGGATAAAGATGGAATAAAACCCGTGAAATATCTGTTGGATGAAGTAAATAAACTGTCTGATAAAAGGGAAATGGCAACGCTTGCAGCTTATTTATTTAATCAGAATATGGAAGTATTTCTTTCGGTTTATATAGGACCTGACTATAAAAACAGCAGTAAAAATATATTATATCTGGATTCTGTAGGCTTGGGCATGATGGACAGAGATTACTATCTGGAAAAGTCGGAAAAAAGTCTTGAGATACAGAAGGCGTATAAGTTATTTTTGAAAAAATTGTTTATTATGAGCGGATATAATGAAAATGATGCTGTTATAAAAGCGGAAAATGTTTTTGATTTTGAAGCAAGGCTGGCATTTGCCATGTTAAAAAGAGAAGATACAAGAGATCCTGATAAAATATATAATCCATATACGATAGCTGAGCTGGAAAAAGAGTTTCCTGATTTTAACTGGAGGACTTATTTGGGCAACACCAAGCTTTTGAAGGCTGATAAGATAGTAATAACAGAGCCGGCATATCTCAGAGCCTTAAATAAAGAATTCAGAGAGGGAGATATAAAGATAATAAAGGATTACATGGAATCTATTATTTTACGTGAAAATTCCTCACTGCTATCAAGAGATTTTGAAAATGCAGCTTTTGAATATTCAAAGGTATTTTCTGGAATTGATGAAATGCTTCCGGATGATGAAAGAGCTTTTGATCTTTTGAATAATATGCTTGGTGAGCTGCTGGGAAGTATTTATGTAAAGGAATATTTCTCTGAGGAAGCCAAAAATGATGTGATATCTATGATAAAGGAAATAATATCTACATATGAAAGCAGAATAGAAAATCTTTCATGGATGTCAGAGGCCAGTAAAAAGCAAGCTGTGAAAAAACTGGAAACTATGACTATAAAAGTGGGATATCCTGATAAGTGGGAAGATTATTCAAGTATTCAGATCAAAACTTATCAGAATGGAGGTTCACTATATTCAAATGTAAAAAATATAGGAGATTTTGAAAGGGAAAAAGCTCTGAAAGATCTTAATCAAAAAGTGGACAAAAGCAGATGGAGTATGACTCCGCAGACAATAAACGCCTACTATAATCCTACAGCCAATGAAATAGTATTCCCGGCAGCAATATTACAGGCTCCGTTTTATGATTATGAAGCTTCAAAGGCTAAGAATTACGGAGGAATCGGAGCGGTAATAGGACATGAAATTACACATGCATTTGATGATGAAGGTTCTAAATTTGATGAAATGGGTAATTTGAAGGATTGGTGGACACGCGAGGACAGAAAAAATTACGAAAAGCGGACAGAAGCACTGGCAAAACAGTATTCCAGATATAAATCAGGAGACGGCAAGCTAAACGGCAAGCTTACTTTAGGTGAAAATATAGCTGATTTGGGCGGAGTTTCAGTAGCATTGGAAATAGTAAATAATGAAAATTCTGATAACCTGGAAGAATTTTTTGAGGCATATGCCGTGATATGGAGAAATCTGGTGACAAAAGAAAGAGAAAGCTATCTGGTAAAAATAGATCCTCATTCTCCGGGAAGATACAGAGTAAACGGAATTCTTACCAATATAGATGATTTTTACAAAGTATATAATGTAAGAAGCAGTGACGGAATGTATACTAAGCCCGAGGACAGAATAAAGATATGGTAA
- a CDS encoding TetR/AcrR family transcriptional regulator: MNKDELYKDLEQYFLEKGISEGSFKEFSEQRKISRTSLNYYFKNKDYIYTKILSKILKDFEKKFFAIINNEKLSYYERIDVILDMYFNITKKNIKLYPYIQHLNEIEKKVKNKKDVNTDEVIEIIKKICDNFIDITNKEIQNGSININYPKNYLFLIISTCLFPFTTPYIIESVINMSMEEFYEKHYEYMKYILLKEIEILK, encoded by the coding sequence ATGAATAAAGATGAATTGTACAAAGATCTTGAACAATATTTTTTAGAAAAAGGTATCAGTGAAGGCAGCTTTAAGGAATTTTCCGAACAAAGAAAAATATCACGTACAAGTTTAAATTATTATTTCAAAAATAAAGACTATATCTATACAAAAATTCTCAGTAAAATTTTAAAAGATTTTGAAAAAAAATTTTTTGCGATTATAAATAATGAAAAGTTGTCTTATTATGAAAGAATCGATGTCATATTGGATATGTATTTTAATATAACAAAAAAGAATATAAAATTATATCCGTATATACAGCATTTAAATGAGATAGAAAAAAAAGTAAAAAATAAAAAAGATGTAAATACTGATGAGGTAATTGAGATTATTAAGAAAATATGCGATAATTTTATTGATATTACAAATAAAGAAATTCAAAATGGGAGCATCAATATAAACTATCCGAAAAATTATTTGTTTCTGATCATTTCCACATGCTTATTTCCTTTTACGACGCCTTATATAATAGAGTCTGTCATAAATATGAGTATGGAAGAATTTTATGAAAAGCATTACGAGTATATGAAATACATTTTATTGAAAGAAATAGAGATATTAAAATAA
- a CDS encoding DMT family transporter, with protein MQKIKDKILIGNICAVVTLFAWDFTYIIGKFLLKELEPVQILIFRFVLVALLSALLNIKEYHKKSFKEESRFIIVGFLIFLYFILENSGLKLTNASNIGFILGTLPFFSSITAHFFTKDEKMEKSLIIGFLISMFGVAVISFSNGISVRIKGDMLMLGAVIIWSFYSLALKKYKFGYSIYYVTKKTFTYASVFLILYILAAGEKFPDFHNMTLGLFFGIAYLVIVASFLGFIFWGKAIKYIGIVKTSNYLFFSPINVMIFSYIFLGENIGIRQIFGGGFILLGSLMLKYKKKK; from the coding sequence GTGCAGAAAATAAAAGACAAAATATTGATCGGAAATATCTGTGCGGTAGTAACTTTATTTGCATGGGATTTTACATATATAATAGGAAAGTTTTTATTAAAAGAGCTGGAGCCGGTTCAGATTTTGATTTTCAGATTTGTGTTGGTAGCACTTTTGAGTGCATTGCTGAATATAAAAGAATATCATAAAAAAAGCTTTAAGGAAGAAAGCCGATTTATAATAGTAGGTTTTTTGATATTTTTATATTTTATTTTGGAAAACAGCGGTCTCAAGCTTACCAATGCATCTAATATAGGTTTTATACTTGGGACTTTACCGTTTTTTTCATCAATAACAGCACATTTTTTTACAAAGGATGAAAAAATGGAAAAATCGCTTATTATAGGATTTCTTATTTCAATGTTTGGGGTTGCAGTCATTTCGTTTTCAAACGGGATTTCAGTCAGAATAAAAGGAGATATGCTAATGCTGGGTGCAGTAATTATATGGAGCTTTTATTCACTGGCATTAAAAAAATATAAATTCGGCTATTCTATTTATTATGTAACAAAAAAGACATTTACCTATGCTTCTGTTTTTCTTATATTATATATTCTGGCTGCCGGAGAAAAATTCCCCGATTTTCATAATATGACTCTCGGATTATTTTTTGGGATAGCATATCTGGTAATAGTGGCTTCATTTCTTGGATTTATATTCTGGGGAAAGGCAATAAAATATATAGGGATAGTTAAAACTTCAAATTATTTATTTTTTTCACCAATAAATGTAATGATATTTTCGTATATTTTTCTGGGAGAAAATATCGGAATAAGGCAGATATTCGGCGGAGGCTTTATATTATTGGGAAGCTTAATGCTTAAATATAAAAAGAAAAAATAA
- a CDS encoding deoxycytidylate deaminase → MSKREDYISWNEYFMGLALLSGKRSKDPTTQVGACIIDEDKKIVGIGYNGFPLGSSDDNMPWGKQGDFLETKYPYVVHAELNAILNSIKSLKGCTVYVTHFPCNECAKAIVQSKISRVIYLSDKHKDKDSFKASKRILENAGIKIEKISFGSKKIILDFDETNL, encoded by the coding sequence ATGTCAAAAAGAGAAGATTATATATCTTGGAATGAATATTTTATGGGACTGGCATTATTATCGGGGAAAAGAAGCAAGGATCCTACCACACAGGTAGGAGCCTGTATTATTGATGAAGATAAAAAAATAGTGGGGATCGGGTATAACGGTTTTCCGCTCGGAAGCTCCGATGATAATATGCCGTGGGGTAAACAGGGGGATTTTCTGGAAACAAAGTATCCTTATGTAGTACATGCAGAATTAAATGCAATATTAAACAGTATAAAAAGCCTGAAAGGCTGTACAGTTTATGTAACACACTTTCCTTGCAATGAATGCGCCAAAGCAATAGTTCAGTCAAAAATAAGCAGAGTTATCTATCTTTCAGACAAGCATAAAGATAAAGATTCTTTCAAGGCTTCCAAGAGAATTCTTGAGAATGCCGGAATAAAAATTGAAAAAATCAGTTTTGGGAGTAAAAAAATAATTTTAGATTTTGATGAAACAAATTTATAA
- a CDS encoding lactate utilization protein, producing MDIVKKWHGEKIAEKLKKNLEKRNIEMFYLEKKEDLTELIKSFVKENDTVSYGGSVTLKETGVLDFFRSGNYVFLDRDAYETREEKDEIYRKSFSADYYFLSASAVTMDGEILNVDGNGNRIAAMIFGPKKVFVIIGMNKLTADIKEAEERIRLYAGPMDAKVLSKQTPCTVTGECSDCRSPERICNKYLVYRREMNPDRMKVILINENLGY from the coding sequence ATGGATATAGTAAAAAAATGGCATGGAGAAAAAATAGCGGAAAAATTAAAGAAAAATCTTGAGAAGAGAAATATTGAAATGTTCTATCTGGAAAAAAAAGAAGACCTTACAGAACTGATAAAATCTTTTGTTAAAGAAAATGATACTGTATCTTACGGAGGTTCTGTTACTTTGAAAGAAACAGGAGTTTTGGATTTCTTTAGAAGCGGGAACTATGTTTTTTTAGACAGAGATGCATATGAAACAAGAGAGGAAAAAGATGAGATTTACAGGAAAAGTTTCAGTGCAGACTATTATTTTTTAAGTGCCAGTGCTGTAACTATGGATGGTGAGATATTAAATGTAGACGGAAACGGAAACAGGATAGCGGCTATGATTTTTGGTCCGAAAAAAGTCTTTGTAATAATAGGTATGAACAAGCTGACTGCTGATATAAAAGAAGCAGAGGAAAGAATAAGACTTTATGCAGGGCCCATGGATGCCAAGGTACTTTCCAAACAGACACCGTGTACTGTTACCGGAGAATGCTCAGACTGCCGGTCTCCTGAAAGAATATGCAATAAATACCTTGTATACAGAAGAGAGATGAATCCTGACAGAATGAAAGTAATTCTTATAAATGAAAATTTGGGGTACTAA